Proteins encoded in a region of the Puniceibacterium sp. IMCC21224 genome:
- a CDS encoding transporter substrate-binding domain-containing protein yields MKTILTGTAALMLSASMAFAAAHSVVRLGTEGAYPPYNFINDAGEVDGFERKLGDELCKRAELTCEWVTNEWDSIIPNLVSGNYDAIIAGMSITDERDEVIDFTTNYTQPDPSSYIGLDGADVDFTGGVLAAQAGTIQASHIASAGATLLEFATPDETVAAVRNGEADAALADKAYLLPIAEESADLALVGDDVLIGGGIGLGIRESDAELKEKFSAAIESMKADGSLNALIEEWLPGSALF; encoded by the coding sequence ATGAAAACGATCCTGACTGGCACCGCCGCGCTGATGCTTTCGGCCAGCATGGCCTTTGCGGCTGCGCATTCGGTTGTACGGCTCGGCACCGAAGGCGCCTACCCTCCGTACAACTTCATCAATGACGCGGGTGAAGTCGATGGCTTCGAACGCAAGCTCGGTGATGAGCTGTGCAAGCGGGCCGAACTGACTTGCGAATGGGTCACCAACGAATGGGACAGCATCATCCCGAACCTGGTGTCCGGAAATTACGATGCGATCATCGCAGGCATGTCGATCACCGACGAGCGTGACGAGGTGATCGACTTTACCACCAACTATACCCAACCCGATCCCTCGTCCTACATCGGGCTTGATGGCGCTGATGTGGATTTCACCGGCGGTGTTCTGGCGGCGCAGGCGGGCACAATCCAGGCCAGCCACATCGCCAGCGCCGGGGCCACCCTGCTCGAATTCGCGACCCCGGACGAAACCGTGGCCGCAGTGCGCAACGGCGAAGCTGACGCGGCCCTGGCTGACAAGGCCTACCTGCTGCCAATCGCAGAAGAAAGCGCCGACCTCGCCCTTGTCGGCGACGACGTGCTGATCGGCGGCGGCATCGGCCTTGGCATCCGCGAAAGCGACGCCGAACTGAAAGAGAAATTTTCAGCCGCCATCGAGTCGATGAAGGCGGATGGTTCGCTGAATGCACTGATCGAAGAATGGCTGCCCGGTTCAGCCCTGTTCTGA
- a CDS encoding ABC transporter permease, which yields MFEFCTDPGQLSDAAWLACYLTTGKHMALYWSFGTVLLLLAITAPTALAFGFGGAAAARSRILPVRWFGQAYIAIVRGVPDIAFFLFFVIALDQALEYVRHKVKCPDWDAPIRQGNDFVVCEIAKLPLGNAPQYMHEIYGFFLAVLTFAIVFGAFAANVIYGAMRAVPQGQLETGEAYGMSPRQCFWRILVPQMWVYALPGLSNLWMVLIKATPLLFLLGVEDIVYWARELGGAKTPRFTDYPHGDWRMWYFLVLLVFYLLFTRVSELVLERVMTRLTHGQATLGGNAQRKATV from the coding sequence ATTTTCGAGTTTTGCACAGATCCCGGCCAATTGTCAGATGCCGCCTGGCTGGCCTGTTATCTGACGACCGGCAAACACATGGCGTTGTATTGGTCGTTTGGGACGGTTCTGCTGTTGCTCGCGATCACTGCACCCACTGCTCTGGCGTTCGGTTTTGGTGGCGCTGCGGCCGCGCGCTCACGTATCCTGCCGGTTCGGTGGTTCGGTCAGGCCTATATCGCCATTGTGCGCGGCGTTCCCGACATCGCCTTTTTCCTGTTCTTCGTCATCGCGCTGGATCAGGCGCTTGAATATGTCCGGCACAAGGTAAAATGCCCGGACTGGGACGCCCCGATCCGTCAGGGCAACGATTTTGTTGTCTGCGAAATCGCCAAGCTGCCACTGGGCAACGCACCACAATACATGCATGAAATCTATGGATTCTTCCTAGCGGTGCTGACCTTTGCCATCGTCTTTGGCGCCTTTGCCGCCAATGTAATCTATGGTGCCATGCGCGCCGTGCCGCAGGGCCAGTTGGAAACAGGCGAGGCCTATGGTATGTCGCCACGTCAATGTTTCTGGCGCATTCTGGTGCCGCAAATGTGGGTCTATGCCCTGCCCGGCCTGTCCAACCTGTGGATGGTGCTGATCAAAGCGACGCCGCTGCTATTCCTCCTCGGGGTCGAGGATATCGTGTATTGGGCACGCGAGCTCGGCGGTGCCAAGACGCCGCGCTTTACCGACTATCCGCATGGCGACTGGCGGATGTGGTATTTCCTGGTGTTGTTGGTCTTTTATCTGCTGTTCACACGGGTTTCGGAACTGGTGCTTGAACGGGTGATGACACGTCTGACTCACGGGCAGGCTACTCTGGGCGGCAACGCGCAGCGAAAGGCCACGGTATGA
- a CDS encoding glutamine synthetase family protein: MKNYLRKHPEVRTIRVAAADLNGQPRGKRVPSRFADKVVEDGTRFPLSVLNLDIWGEDIDDSPLVFESGDADGVLKPTERGFLPMPWLEAPTALLPIWMFREDGRPYEGDPRQALRTVVDRYKEKGLTPVVAVELEFFLIDDSGRNLQVPISPRSNKRRKAAETMSIRALDQFDTFFTDLYDACEAMDIPADTAISEAGLGQFEINLMHGDDALRAADDAWLFKILVKGLARRHGFAASFMAKPYEDYAGSGLHTHFSVVDKNGANIFDDGGPKGTALMRHAVAGCINAMHDSTLIFAPHLNSYDRMVPGAHAPSGICWAYENRTAAIRIPSGSSAARRIEHRVAGGDVNPYLMLTAILGAALNGIEDGIEPPEPITGNAYALELDRIPGTWGKAINAFEQSAIIPRLFSPEMIRNLVLTKRQELFYMAELSPNEQVEIYLDTV; encoded by the coding sequence ATGAAGAACTATCTGCGCAAACATCCCGAGGTGCGGACAATCCGCGTGGCGGCTGCCGATCTCAACGGCCAACCGCGCGGCAAACGTGTGCCGTCACGCTTTGCCGACAAAGTGGTCGAGGATGGCACCCGCTTTCCACTGTCTGTCCTCAACCTGGACATCTGGGGCGAAGACATCGACGATAGCCCACTGGTGTTCGAATCCGGTGATGCGGACGGGGTGCTGAAACCCACTGAACGCGGCTTTCTGCCCATGCCCTGGCTCGAAGCCCCCACCGCGTTGCTGCCAATCTGGATGTTTCGCGAGGATGGCCGCCCCTACGAGGGTGATCCGCGTCAGGCGCTGCGGACCGTCGTGGATCGCTACAAGGAAAAGGGCCTGACACCAGTTGTCGCGGTCGAGCTTGAGTTCTTTCTGATCGACGATTCCGGGCGCAATCTTCAGGTGCCAATCAGCCCTCGGTCGAACAAGCGGCGTAAGGCGGCCGAAACCATGTCGATCCGCGCGCTCGACCAGTTCGACACGTTCTTTACCGACCTCTACGACGCCTGCGAGGCGATGGATATTCCCGCCGACACCGCGATATCCGAGGCCGGTCTGGGCCAGTTCGAAATCAACCTGATGCATGGCGACGACGCCTTGCGCGCTGCCGACGATGCCTGGCTGTTCAAGATCCTGGTCAAAGGGCTGGCGCGTCGCCATGGCTTTGCCGCGTCCTTCATGGCCAAACCCTACGAGGATTACGCCGGCTCAGGCTTGCACACGCATTTTTCCGTGGTCGACAAGAATGGCGCCAACATCTTTGACGATGGCGGCCCCAAAGGCACGGCGCTGATGCGCCATGCGGTGGCAGGCTGCATCAACGCGATGCACGACAGCACGTTGATCTTTGCGCCGCATCTCAACTCTTATGACCGCATGGTTCCGGGCGCGCATGCGCCGTCGGGTATCTGCTGGGCTTATGAGAACCGCACAGCAGCCATCCGCATCCCGTCAGGCAGTTCCGCCGCGCGGCGGATCGAACACCGCGTCGCCGGGGGCGATGTGAACCCCTATCTGATGCTGACTGCCATTCTGGGGGCTGCTTTGAACGGGATCGAAGACGGGATCGAGCCGCCCGAGCCGATCACCGGCAACGCCTACGCGCTGGAACTGGACCGCATCCCCGGTACCTGGGGCAAAGCGATCAACGCCTTTGAACAAAGCGCCATTATCCCGCGATTGTTTTCCCCCGAGATGATCCGCAACCTTGTGCTGACCAAACGTCAGGAACTGTTCTACATGGCCGAACTCAGCCCCAACGAACAGGTCGAAATCTACCTCGACACGGTCTGA
- a CDS encoding phasin family protein, with the protein MATAKTPDFAAMMKDMMGAYPVDTSSMEEAFKTTATLNEKLSQVAIEAVGKSTEISSKWTKETLAKLADMSKAKAEPADYAKSMTDFASAQAEVASEHMAAFAEIAKKVQMDTVELMMAAGKDMTEDATAAVKKATTDATAAAKKAATVATAK; encoded by the coding sequence ATGGCTACTGCAAAAACACCCGATTTCGCCGCGATGATGAAAGACATGATGGGCGCATACCCGGTGGACACATCGTCCATGGAAGAAGCGTTCAAAACAACCGCCACGCTGAACGAAAAGCTGAGCCAGGTTGCCATCGAAGCCGTCGGCAAGTCGACCGAGATTTCGTCCAAGTGGACAAAAGAGACCCTGGCCAAGCTGGCTGACATGTCCAAAGCCAAAGCTGAGCCTGCTGACTATGCAAAGTCGATGACCGATTTCGCTTCGGCTCAGGCCGAAGTGGCGTCCGAGCACATGGCCGCCTTTGCTGAAATCGCGAAAAAAGTTCAGATGGACACCGTCGAGCTGATGATGGCCGCCGGCAAAGACATGACCGAGGACGCAACCGCGGCCGTCAAGAAAGCCACGACTGACGCCACCGCAGCCGCCAAAAAGGCAGCGACGGTCGCCACGGCAAAGTAA
- a CDS encoding type 1 glutamine amidotransferase → MKIGILQTGHVNEQLVDENGDYPEIFAHFLADQGLVFDNYPVVDGEFPSGAEAADGWLITGSKFGAYEDLPWIAPLEALIRAIYVSGRPMVGICFGHQIIAQALGGRVEKFDGGWSVGRQDYTIGADTFALNAWHQDQVTAVPEGAQVISSTAFCANAALLYTGRAFTLQPHPEINRTYLKGLLDTRAPGVVPENLRQEALSQLDEPTDSARLADLITLFFKEKRIA, encoded by the coding sequence ATGAAAATCGGCATCCTGCAAACCGGACATGTCAACGAACAGCTCGTCGATGAAAACGGTGACTACCCCGAAATCTTTGCCCATTTCCTTGCGGATCAGGGCCTTGTCTTTGACAATTATCCGGTGGTGGACGGGGAATTTCCCTCCGGCGCAGAGGCCGCTGACGGCTGGCTGATCACCGGATCAAAATTCGGCGCCTATGAGGATCTGCCGTGGATCGCCCCGCTTGAGGCGTTGATACGCGCCATTTACGTCAGTGGGCGGCCTATGGTCGGCATCTGCTTTGGCCACCAGATCATCGCTCAGGCGCTTGGCGGGCGGGTCGAAAAATTCGATGGGGGTTGGTCGGTGGGACGCCAAGATTACACCATCGGCGCCGACACTTTCGCGCTGAATGCCTGGCATCAGGATCAGGTAACGGCCGTGCCCGAAGGCGCTCAGGTGATTTCATCCACGGCGTTCTGTGCCAACGCGGCGCTGCTGTACACGGGCCGTGCCTTTACCCTCCAGCCCCATCCCGAGATCAACCGCACCTATCTGAAAGGGCTGCTCGACACTCGTGCGCCCGGGGTTGTGCCCGAAAACCTGAGGCAAGAGGCATTGTCGCAACTCGACGAACCCACCGACAGTGCCCGGCTTGCCGATCTGATCACGCTGTTTTTCAAGGAAAAGAGGATCGCATGA
- the phaR gene encoding polyhydroxyalkanoate synthesis repressor PhaR codes for MADKTKSLLIKRYASRRLYNTETSDYVTLEDIAGFIRAGREVQIVDLKSGDDLTRQYLLQIVAENESKGQSVLPINVLTDLVRSYTTQATSVVPQFLAASFDMFRDSQSKWVENMGSINPMTKLPGFEAVQAQQEAFLKAMSGGVGKQWSGPEPEPVDDPPEDLDAIRKELAELKQKLSKLEK; via the coding sequence GTGGCTGACAAGACCAAATCGCTGCTGATCAAGCGCTATGCCAGTCGCAGGCTGTATAACACTGAAACAAGTGACTATGTGACGCTTGAGGATATCGCGGGCTTCATCCGCGCCGGCCGCGAAGTTCAGATCGTCGATCTGAAATCCGGCGATGACCTGACCCGGCAGTATCTGCTCCAGATTGTGGCCGAGAACGAAAGCAAGGGTCAGAGCGTTCTGCCAATCAACGTGCTGACCGATCTTGTGCGCAGTTACACCACACAAGCGACATCTGTTGTGCCGCAATTTCTGGCGGCCAGTTTCGACATGTTCCGCGACAGCCAGTCAAAATGGGTCGAAAACATGGGCTCGATCAACCCGATGACCAAGCTGCCGGGTTTCGAGGCGGTGCAGGCACAGCAAGAAGCGTTTCTCAAGGCGATGTCAGGCGGCGTCGGCAAGCAGTGGTCTGGACCCGAGCCCGAGCCGGTCGACGACCCGCCCGAGGATCTGGACGCGATCCGCAAGGAACTGGCCGAGCTTAAGCAGAAATTGTCCAAGCTTGAAAAGTGA
- a CDS encoding glutamine synthetase family protein, whose amino-acid sequence MSEDWTDALPESARAFLEGRRLDEVECIISDLPGIARGKAVPASKFAKQKYFHLPDSIFYQTITGDWGEAADANEGFIERDMILKPDMSTATAAPWTGDWTLQVIHDAYDRKDRPVACAPRNVLRRVCDLYAKQGWQPVVAPEMEFFLVARNIDPAKSIEPMMGRSGRPAAARQAYSMTAVDEFGPVIDDIYDFAEAQGFEIDGITQEGGAGQLEINLRHGDPIKLADEVFFFKRLIREAALRHNCFATFMAKPIAEEPGSAMHIHHSILDIETGKSIFTGPGGGETDAFFHFIGGLQHHMPAAIAVQAPYVNSYRRYVKDHAAPINLEWGRDNRTTGIRIPLSTPEARRIENRLAGMDCNPYLGIAASLACGYLGLMEERRPSKQFKGDAYEGEGDIPRVLGQALDLFDEAKELHDVLGPEFARVYSIVKRTEYEEFLQVISPWEREHLLLNV is encoded by the coding sequence ATGAGCGAAGACTGGACCGACGCCCTGCCCGAATCCGCCCGCGCCTTTCTCGAAGGCCGTCGGCTGGACGAAGTTGAGTGCATCATCTCTGACCTGCCCGGCATTGCGCGTGGCAAAGCAGTGCCAGCGTCGAAATTCGCCAAGCAGAAATACTTCCACCTGCCGGATTCGATCTTTTACCAGACCATCACCGGAGACTGGGGTGAAGCTGCGGATGCGAACGAGGGCTTTATCGAACGTGACATGATCCTCAAACCGGATATGAGCACGGCCACCGCCGCGCCATGGACTGGCGACTGGACCTTGCAGGTGATCCACGATGCCTATGATCGCAAGGACCGCCCCGTGGCCTGTGCGCCGCGCAACGTGCTGCGCCGGGTCTGCGATCTGTACGCAAAGCAAGGCTGGCAGCCGGTTGTGGCCCCCGAAATGGAATTTTTCCTTGTCGCGCGCAACATCGACCCTGCCAAGAGCATTGAGCCGATGATGGGCCGTTCGGGCCGCCCCGCTGCCGCGCGTCAGGCTTATTCAATGACGGCTGTTGATGAATTCGGCCCGGTGATCGACGATATCTACGACTTTGCCGAAGCCCAGGGATTCGAGATTGACGGCATCACCCAAGAGGGCGGCGCCGGCCAGTTAGAAATCAACCTGCGCCACGGCGACCCGATCAAACTGGCAGACGAGGTGTTCTTTTTCAAACGCCTGATCCGCGAGGCGGCGCTGCGGCACAATTGTTTTGCCACCTTCATGGCGAAACCGATTGCAGAGGAACCTGGATCGGCGATGCATATCCATCATTCGATCCTCGATATCGAAACCGGCAAGAGCATCTTTACCGGTCCCGGCGGCGGTGAGACCGACGCGTTCTTTCACTTTATTGGTGGGTTGCAACATCATATGCCCGCAGCGATTGCGGTACAGGCACCCTATGTGAATTCCTACCGGCGGTATGTAAAAGACCACGCCGCGCCGATCAACCTTGAGTGGGGCCGCGACAACCGCACCACCGGCATCCGTATTCCGCTATCGACACCCGAGGCGCGGCGGATCGAGAACCGGCTGGCGGGCATGGACTGCAACCCCTACCTCGGCATCGCGGCGTCGCTGGCCTGCGGCTACCTTGGTCTGATGGAAGAGCGCCGCCCGTCAAAGCAGTTCAAGGGTGACGCCTACGAGGGGGAAGGCGACATTCCCCGCGTACTCGGCCAGGCGCTGGATCTGTTTGACGAGGCCAAGGAATTGCACGACGTCCTGGGTCCGGAATTCGCACGGGTTTATTCCATCGTGAAACGCACCGAATACGAAGAGTTCCTTCAGGTCATCAGCCCTTGGGAACGCGAACACCTGCTGTTGAATGTCTAA
- a CDS encoding FAD-binding oxidoreductase, producing the protein MNLLYSNDQRGSYPDSWYAATADIPERRAALRGDITADVCIVGGGYTGLSAALHLAEAGLDVVLLEAHRAGFGASGRNGGQLGSGQRQDQLKLESMVGRDHARQLWTLGEGAKALVKDLITRHKIDCYQKPGVAWTGSSTAEVADLHRYAAHLDQQYDYDQIEVLDRDACFTLCPSPDYRGGILDHGAAHLHPLRLALGLARAASNAGVRIFEDSAVHHIAKGDPATVQTDAGRVTAHHVILATNGYLGGLERSVAARVMPINNFIVATEPLGDRAATVLTRDVAVADSRFVVNYFRLSHDKRLLFGGGESYGYRFPRDIRAVVSKPMLAVFPHLRDVRLEYAWGGTLAITMKRLPHLARIAPNMLSASGYSGHGVGTAVHAGQLMALAIQGQAEGFDTMAAMPTPAFPGGTVLRSPLLVLAMSWFALRDRLGI; encoded by the coding sequence ATGAACCTGCTCTACAGCAACGACCAGCGTGGCAGCTATCCGGATAGCTGGTACGCCGCGACTGCGGATATCCCGGAACGTCGCGCCGCGCTACGCGGCGACATAACGGCGGATGTCTGCATCGTTGGTGGCGGTTACACCGGCCTGTCTGCGGCGCTGCATCTGGCCGAAGCCGGGTTGGATGTTGTCTTGCTCGAGGCGCATCGCGCGGGCTTTGGTGCCTCTGGCCGCAACGGCGGTCAGCTTGGCTCAGGTCAGCGGCAGGATCAGCTGAAGCTTGAATCGATGGTGGGCCGCGATCATGCGCGCCAGCTCTGGACACTTGGCGAGGGCGCCAAGGCGCTGGTCAAGGATCTGATCACCCGCCACAAAATCGACTGCTATCAAAAGCCCGGCGTCGCATGGACCGGCTCTTCTACCGCCGAGGTCGCGGATCTGCATCGCTATGCCGCGCATCTGGACCAGCAGTATGACTATGATCAGATCGAGGTTCTGGACCGTGATGCCTGTTTCACCCTGTGCCCGTCCCCCGACTATCGCGGCGGGATTCTGGACCACGGTGCGGCGCATCTGCATCCCCTGCGGCTGGCCCTTGGGTTGGCGCGGGCGGCGTCCAACGCTGGTGTTCGGATATTCGAAGACAGCGCTGTGCATCATATTGCCAAAGGTGATCCCGCCACAGTGCAGACGGATGCAGGGCGCGTCACCGCGCACCATGTCATCCTGGCCACCAACGGATATCTGGGCGGGCTGGAGCGCAGCGTCGCGGCCCGTGTCATGCCGATCAACAACTTTATCGTTGCCACCGAACCCTTGGGGGATCGTGCCGCTACGGTGCTGACCCGTGACGTAGCGGTTGCCGATTCTCGATTTGTGGTCAACTACTTCCGCCTGAGCCATGACAAACGGCTGCTGTTCGGCGGTGGCGAAAGCTATGGCTACCGGTTCCCGCGTGATATTCGCGCCGTGGTGTCAAAACCGATGCTGGCCGTGTTTCCACATCTGCGCGATGTCCGGTTGGAGTATGCGTGGGGCGGCACGCTGGCGATCACGATGAAGCGCCTTCCCCACCTTGCCCGAATCGCACCTAACATGCTGTCGGCCTCGGGGTATTCCGGCCACGGGGTCGGCACTGCTGTGCATGCGGGCCAATTGATGGCGCTGGCGATTCAGGGCCAGGCCGAAGGCTTTGACACCATGGCCGCCATGCCCACCCCGGCCTTTCCCGGCGGTACGGTACTACGATCGCCGCTGCTTGTCCTCGCGATGAGCTGGTTTGCGCTGCGCGACCGGCTAGGGATTTAA
- a CDS encoding ABC transporter ATP-binding protein, which translates to MINSAPVISIRNLHKQYGPLEVLKGVDITAHRGDVVSLIGSSGSGKSTLLRCANLLEDSQQGDVMFKGEPVIWHGSGLGRRPGDAKQVLRIRTNLSMVFQQFNLWSHLTILQNVMEAPVTVLGRAPSDVEEAARGYLDKVGIGDKCDNFPAQLSGGQQQRAAIARALCMEPEAILFDEPTSALDPELEQEVVQVIRDLAAEGRTMLIVTHDMKMAHDVSNHVVFLHQGLVEEEGPPASLFGAPKSERLQGFLRSTQHA; encoded by the coding sequence GTGATAAATTCAGCCCCCGTCATCAGCATTCGCAATCTGCACAAGCAGTATGGCCCGCTTGAGGTGCTCAAGGGTGTGGATATCACTGCCCACCGTGGCGACGTGGTTTCTCTCATCGGATCTTCGGGATCCGGAAAATCGACACTGCTGCGTTGCGCCAACCTGCTCGAGGACAGCCAGCAGGGCGACGTCATGTTCAAAGGTGAACCGGTCATCTGGCACGGCAGTGGCCTTGGCCGCCGGCCCGGCGACGCCAAGCAGGTGCTGCGCATCCGCACCAACCTTTCGATGGTGTTCCAGCAGTTCAATCTGTGGTCTCATTTGACCATCCTTCAGAACGTGATGGAGGCACCAGTGACCGTTCTGGGCCGCGCCCCGTCCGACGTCGAAGAGGCCGCGCGCGGCTATCTCGATAAGGTCGGCATCGGCGACAAATGTGACAACTTTCCCGCCCAGCTGTCCGGTGGCCAGCAGCAGCGCGCCGCCATCGCCCGCGCGCTATGTATGGAGCCCGAAGCGATCCTGTTCGATGAACCGACCTCCGCACTCGATCCCGAGCTTGAACAAGAAGTGGTGCAGGTCATCAGGGATCTTGCCGCCGAAGGCCGCACCATGCTGATCGTGACGCATGACATGAAGATGGCCCATGATGTCAGCAATCATGTGGTATTTTTGCATCAGGGGCTGGTCGAAGAGGAAGGGCCGCCAGCCAGCTTGTTCGGTGCTCCAAAATCCGAACGGTTGCAGGGCTTTCTGCGATCCACCCAACACGCCTGA
- a CDS encoding DegT/DnrJ/EryC1/StrS aminotransferase family protein, giving the protein MSALPNMHDAESIPPEARAEIDRLLQSGDLFRYTAPQDAPVTLLEQEFAQFLGSRYALAVSSCSAALFLSLKALDLPRNAAVLIPGFTFAAVPSAVVHADCRPVLCEVGTDYRIDLDDFAAKLPDVQAVIISHMRGHTSDMDAILTLCAALDVPVIEDAAHSLGTTWRGRNIGTLGRIGCFSFQSYKLINAGEGGILVTDDADLVARAIIMSGAYEQNWAKHGAVHTACATWQNLLPLYNLRLSNLSAAVIRPQIPHIARRVRDGRRNHDHVAHALTASPWINVPSKLSPEERAPDSLQFNLSGMSDDEVLAFVAAAESAGIKVQVFGLSRDNARAFWNWQFLPDLPDLPQTRAMLMRACDTRLPARLTLVECEAVAQLLLTAADQVMSLPTRAYGT; this is encoded by the coding sequence ATGAGCGCACTTCCCAACATGCATGACGCGGAATCGATCCCGCCCGAAGCCCGCGCCGAGATTGACCGCCTGCTGCAGTCGGGCGACCTGTTTCGCTATACCGCACCGCAGGACGCCCCCGTCACCCTGCTGGAGCAGGAGTTCGCGCAATTCCTCGGGTCACGCTACGCACTCGCCGTCAGCAGCTGTTCTGCGGCGCTGTTTCTGTCGCTCAAGGCGCTGGACTTGCCCCGCAACGCTGCTGTGCTGATCCCCGGTTTTACCTTTGCTGCGGTCCCGTCGGCTGTGGTGCATGCCGACTGTCGCCCCGTGCTGTGCGAAGTCGGCACGGATTACCGCATCGACCTGGACGATTTTGCCGCCAAACTGCCTGACGTTCAGGCGGTGATCATCAGCCATATGCGGGGGCACACCTCGGATATGGATGCGATCCTGACGCTCTGCGCCGCGCTTGACGTTCCGGTGATCGAGGATGCCGCGCATAGCCTGGGCACCACCTGGCGTGGCCGCAACATCGGAACGCTGGGTCGCATCGGTTGCTTTAGTTTTCAGAGTTACAAGCTGATCAACGCGGGCGAAGGAGGTATCCTTGTCACCGACGATGCGGATCTGGTCGCCCGCGCCATCATCATGTCCGGCGCTTACGAGCAGAACTGGGCCAAGCACGGTGCGGTACATACGGCCTGCGCCACCTGGCAGAACCTGTTGCCGTTGTACAATCTACGGCTTTCGAACCTGTCCGCCGCCGTGATCCGCCCCCAGATCCCGCATATCGCGCGCCGCGTCCGCGACGGTCGCCGCAACCATGACCATGTGGCACATGCGCTGACTGCCAGCCCGTGGATCAATGTGCCGTCGAAACTGTCCCCCGAAGAACGCGCGCCCGATTCACTGCAATTCAATCTCAGTGGAATGAGCGATGATGAGGTTCTGGCCTTTGTTGCTGCCGCAGAGTCCGCCGGGATCAAGGTGCAGGTCTTTGGCCTCAGTCGCGACAACGCGCGGGCCTTTTGGAACTGGCAGTTCCTGCCCGACCTGCCCGACCTGCCCCAAACCCGCGCAATGCTGATGCGCGCCTGTGACACCCGCCTGCCCGCACGCCTGACCCTCGTCGAATGTGAGGCAGTGGCCCAACTGTTGTTGACGGCGGCCGATCAGGTCATGTCTCTGCCGACCCGCGCTTACGGCACTTAA
- a CDS encoding ABC transporter permease: protein MSCWETIADYGLRSLGIGERLLPRADFTLCQQVVLIGSGMIWNIYFGVVALSSGFFLATAVAVGKASQVKALRKLSEWFIFIFRGSPLFIQFFFAYFGFQSLKSVSSVFDPFSSAWLGALVVLFLNTAAYSGEIFYGALRSVPRGDVEAADAYGLTGWNRFRRIIWPTMLRLAWPAYTNEAIFLFHATTLVFFSGFPARQQGGDALYYANYFADKTFNPFVPYPILACYFIVLTLIVVSCFGLVNRRLNRHLPQAQRPKLRIRPNLIR from the coding sequence ATGAGCTGCTGGGAGACGATCGCCGACTACGGTCTACGCTCGCTCGGGATTGGTGAGCGCCTGTTGCCGCGCGCGGATTTCACGCTCTGTCAGCAGGTGGTGCTGATCGGGTCGGGCATGATCTGGAATATCTATTTCGGGGTCGTTGCGCTTAGTTCTGGGTTCTTTCTGGCGACGGCTGTGGCGGTGGGCAAGGCATCGCAGGTCAAAGCGCTGCGCAAACTGTCGGAGTGGTTCATCTTTATCTTCCGCGGCTCGCCGCTGTTCATTCAGTTCTTCTTTGCTTATTTTGGATTTCAAAGCCTCAAATCCGTCTCGTCGGTCTTTGACCCGTTCTCGTCAGCCTGGCTTGGCGCGCTTGTAGTGCTGTTCTTGAACACCGCCGCCTATTCCGGTGAGATTTTTTATGGCGCGCTGCGCTCGGTACCGCGCGGTGATGTCGAAGCGGCGGACGCCTACGGCCTTACCGGCTGGAACCGGTTCCGGCGGATCATCTGGCCGACAATGCTGCGGCTGGCCTGGCCCGCCTATACGAACGAGGCAATCTTTCTGTTTCACGCCACCACTTTGGTGTTCTTTTCCGGTTTTCCGGCGCGGCAACAGGGCGGCGACGCGCTGTATTACGCCAATTACTTTGCCGATAAGACCTTTAACCCCTTTGTCCCCTATCCAATTCTGGCCTGCTATTTCATCGTTCTCACCCTGATTGTGGTGTCCTGCTTTGGTCTGGTGAACCGTCGGTTGAACCGTCATCTGCCACAAGCCCAGCGGCCTAAACTGCGTATCCGCCCCAACCTGATCCGCTAG